Proteins encoded by one window of Prevotella nigrescens:
- a CDS encoding TIGR02757 family protein translates to MKQAQRISKATKEKLVAFAALYENENFLDGDPSWFMHQVDGRQNKEVMAFMAACLSYGSRRVFMPRIQFLLDCAKGNPYEWIVKEGFRRDIPDNSACFYRLYTNHTMHSFFSVLAEMLNRYGSIAEYIKHFASEKNGETTDKIEAIVAIEALCAFFAERQVVGIVPKNTSSSCKRICMFLRWLVRNDSPVDLGIWHDLIDKQSLIIPLDTHVLQQANSLELLNTTSTTMSVARRLTDVLLKIFPDDPLKGDFALFGCGVNL, encoded by the coding sequence GTGAAACAAGCACAACGAATAAGCAAAGCTACGAAGGAGAAACTCGTAGCTTTTGCTGCTTTATACGAGAACGAGAACTTTCTTGACGGCGACCCATCGTGGTTTATGCACCAAGTAGATGGCAGGCAAAACAAGGAAGTTATGGCTTTCATGGCAGCGTGTTTAAGCTACGGTTCGCGCAGGGTGTTTATGCCGCGCATTCAGTTCCTGCTCGATTGTGCAAAAGGAAATCCCTACGAGTGGATTGTCAAAGAAGGTTTTCGGCGAGATATTCCCGACAATTCCGCTTGCTTTTATCGCCTTTATACCAACCATACCATGCACTCGTTTTTCTCTGTACTTGCCGAAATGCTGAACCGCTATGGCAGCATTGCCGAATATATAAAACATTTTGCAAGCGAGAAAAACGGCGAAACAACCGATAAAATAGAAGCTATTGTTGCCATAGAAGCACTGTGCGCATTCTTTGCCGAACGGCAAGTGGTGGGCATTGTGCCTAAAAACACTTCATCGTCGTGCAAGCGTATCTGTATGTTTCTGCGTTGGTTGGTGCGCAACGACTCCCCCGTCGATTTGGGAATCTGGCACGACCTGATAGACAAACAATCGCTTATAATTCCTTTAGATACACATGTGTTGCAGCAAGCCAATAGTTTGGAATTACTGAATACTACATCGACAACCATGTCGGTTGCACGCCGATTGACCGATGTCTTACTTAAGATATTCCCCGATGACCCTTTGAAAGGCGATTTTGCCTTGTTTGGTTGTGGTGTGAATCTTTAG
- the bcp gene encoding thioredoxin-dependent thiol peroxidase, whose translation MNIGDKAPELLGTDQDGKEIKLSDYKGKKIVLYFYPKDSTPGCTSQACSLRDNYELMQKRGYAVIGVSVQDEKSHKKFIEKYNLPFPLIADVDKTLNETFGVYGEKKMCGRTYMGTYRTTFIINEEGVIEEIFTPKQIKVKEHAEQILKLGVE comes from the coding sequence ATGAATATAGGCGACAAGGCTCCCGAACTGTTGGGAACCGACCAAGACGGAAAAGAGATTAAACTAAGCGACTATAAAGGCAAGAAGATTGTGCTTTACTTCTATCCAAAGGATTCTACGCCCGGTTGCACATCGCAGGCTTGCAGCCTTCGCGACAACTACGAGCTGATGCAGAAGCGTGGCTACGCCGTAATAGGTGTGAGCGTTCAGGACGAGAAATCGCACAAGAAGTTCATCGAGAAATACAATCTTCCTTTCCCATTGATAGCCGATGTAGACAAGACACTGAACGAAACGTTTGGCGTTTATGGCGAAAAGAAGATGTGCGGCCGCACCTATATGGGCACTTATCGCACCACCTTTATTATAAACGAAGAGGGAGTGATAGAAGAGATCTTCACTCCAAAGCAGATTAAGGTGAAGGAACACGCCGAACAAATCTTGAAGTTAGGGGTGGAATAA
- a CDS encoding anaerobic C4-dicarboxylate transporter family protein, protein MGTLVIAELLVVLAMIFIGARVGGIGLGIYGMIGVFVLVFGFGLKPGSAPIDVMMIIVAVITAAAALQASGGLEYLVGIAAKFLRKHPEQITYFGPLTCWLFCVVAGTAHTSYSLLPIISEIAQANKIRPERPMSLSVIAASLGITGSPVSAATAALISQDILGAKGIELGTILIVCIPASLIAILVAAFIQNRVGKELEDDPEYKRRVAEGIINPEEDKRNLEIAEEQPNPHAKYSVWAFFAGVILVVIFGFFPKLRPEGVTMSQTIEMVMMSIAAVILLVGKAKASDAVNGNIFKAGVNAVVAIFGIAWMGSTFYLGNQEYLNNALSGMISTAPFLFTVALFIMSIMLFSQAATVTTLYPVGVALGINPMFLVAMFPACNGYFFLPNYPTEVAALDFDRTGTTRVGKYVINHSFQLPGFVTTVVSIGVAAIIVQFL, encoded by the coding sequence ATGGGGACTTTAGTAATTGCAGAATTACTCGTGGTTTTGGCTATGATATTTATTGGCGCACGAGTGGGAGGAATTGGATTAGGTATTTATGGCATGATTGGCGTGTTTGTCCTTGTCTTTGGTTTCGGACTTAAACCAGGCTCAGCACCAATCGACGTTATGATGATTATTGTTGCCGTAATTACGGCTGCTGCAGCTTTGCAGGCATCTGGTGGCTTGGAGTACTTGGTAGGAATAGCCGCCAAATTCTTGAGAAAGCACCCCGAACAGATTACTTACTTCGGTCCTCTGACCTGCTGGCTGTTCTGCGTCGTTGCAGGAACAGCACACACGTCTTATTCGTTGTTACCTATTATTTCCGAAATAGCACAAGCCAACAAGATACGACCCGAACGCCCGATGAGTCTGAGCGTTATTGCAGCCTCGCTGGGAATAACGGGAAGCCCCGTAAGTGCGGCTACCGCTGCATTAATCAGTCAGGATATTCTCGGCGCAAAAGGCATCGAGCTGGGCACAATCCTGATAGTCTGTATTCCTGCATCGCTCATTGCTATCTTGGTAGCAGCCTTTATTCAGAACCGCGTAGGCAAGGAATTGGAGGACGACCCTGAATACAAGCGCAGAGTGGCAGAGGGTATCATCAACCCTGAAGAAGACAAACGCAACCTTGAAATTGCAGAAGAACAACCTAACCCACACGCAAAATACTCTGTTTGGGCATTCTTTGCAGGCGTTATCTTGGTGGTCATCTTCGGTTTCTTCCCCAAACTGCGCCCTGAAGGCGTTACTATGAGCCAGACAATCGAAATGGTAATGATGTCAATTGCTGCAGTCATACTCCTTGTCGGCAAGGCAAAGGCAAGCGATGCAGTGAATGGAAACATATTCAAAGCAGGTGTGAATGCCGTTGTAGCCATCTTCGGTATTGCGTGGATGGGCAGCACTTTCTATCTCGGCAACCAAGAATACTTGAACAATGCCCTGTCGGGTATGATTTCGACGGCACCTTTCTTGTTCACAGTGGCGTTGTTCATTATGAGCATTATGCTCTTCTCTCAAGCCGCAACCGTAACTACTCTCTACCCTGTGGGCGTAGCCTTGGGCATCAATCCTATGTTTTTGGTGGCAATGTTCCCCGCTTGCAATGGCTATTTCTTCTTGCCAAACTACCCTACCGAGGTGGCGGCACTCGACTTCGACCGCACGGGAACAACGCGCGTGGGCAAGTATGTAATCAATCACAGCTTCCAGCTGCCTGGCTTTGTTACGACCGTCGTTTCTATCGGTGTGGCTGCAATCATCGTGCAGTTCCTTTAA